A single genomic interval of Spirosoma taeanense harbors:
- a CDS encoding leucine-rich repeat domain-containing protein has translation MKKPLLFFLLLAFSLPGLAQVNVMLLRDTTLHQVRRSVLDRNYTSLMNLFKTQPQGALKAMQANWNQFNEFMKKRTDLPKKGFDLSIYAYYRPNGQAQYVLVDPHRPVPDSVLRTMVQALTDFYATTTFPASGTAPFRLMTGMMYGSSYTPPRTIRRGPGMISTLEAAQNTTRPDTVTMLAFNQLELRTIPEVVYRFPNLEELDLSKNSLHELPARLTANIPTLKRLSLLYNAIPNDSVFITRNNHLISLNLQGNRLTRIPSSVRRNRRLESLWMGNNALSEVDIQTLRRLRRLNDLNLYNAGLTRIPKTIGRLKQIRVLDLYYNKLTELPRQLGRMKQLEQLAVAHNDLKELPPSLAKLRRLRVLFAHHNRISKLPDQFERLQSLRVLDIGYNWVTVVPPVLSSLPALEELSLNNNNIQEFPTVLNEIRNLRKVYLGSNPLFGREAMASPFAAQIKQLESRRTEVFY, from the coding sequence ATGAAAAAACCGCTTCTGTTCTTTCTCCTATTGGCGTTCAGCCTGCCGGGTCTGGCTCAGGTAAACGTCATGCTCCTGCGCGATACAACCCTGCATCAGGTTCGAAGGTCGGTTCTCGATCGAAATTATACGTCGTTGATGAACCTGTTCAAGACGCAGCCGCAGGGCGCTCTGAAAGCCATGCAGGCCAACTGGAACCAGTTCAATGAGTTTATGAAGAAGCGGACGGACCTTCCTAAAAAAGGGTTCGATTTAAGTATTTACGCCTACTACCGGCCTAACGGACAGGCGCAGTACGTTCTGGTCGACCCTCATCGGCCAGTTCCCGACTCGGTCCTGCGAACGATGGTGCAGGCCCTGACAGATTTTTACGCCACAACGACTTTCCCCGCCAGCGGCACCGCCCCGTTTCGTCTTATGACGGGCATGATGTACGGAAGTTCATATACACCACCCCGCACGATTCGGCGGGGACCGGGCATGATCAGTACCCTCGAAGCGGCTCAGAACACCACCCGGCCCGATACAGTTACGATGCTGGCTTTCAATCAGCTCGAACTGCGCACAATTCCGGAGGTGGTGTACCGGTTTCCGAACCTGGAAGAACTGGATTTATCCAAAAATAGCCTGCATGAACTCCCCGCCCGACTAACGGCCAATATTCCAACGCTCAAACGGCTCAGTCTGCTCTACAACGCCATTCCGAACGACAGTGTCTTCATTACGCGCAACAACCACCTGATATCCCTGAACCTGCAGGGCAACCGCCTGACGCGAATTCCGTCGTCTGTCCGCCGGAACCGCCGACTCGAAAGTTTGTGGATGGGCAACAATGCGCTGAGCGAGGTTGACATCCAAACGCTTCGTCGTCTGCGCCGATTGAATGACCTCAACCTGTACAATGCCGGGCTGACCCGTATACCTAAAACCATCGGCCGGTTAAAGCAAATCCGGGTGCTGGATCTGTATTACAATAAGCTAACCGAGCTACCCCGGCAACTGGGTCGAATGAAACAGTTAGAGCAATTAGCCGTTGCTCATAACGATCTGAAGGAGTTGCCTCCGTCGCTGGCGAAGTTACGTCGGCTGCGCGTTCTCTTCGCCCATCACAACCGCATCAGCAAACTTCCCGATCAGTTCGAGCGCCTGCAAAGCCTTCGCGTGCTGGACATCGGCTACAACTGGGTTACGGTCGTCCCGCCGGTGCTATCGTCGTTACCGGCCCTGGAAGAGCTGAGCCTGAACAACAATAACATCCAGGAATTTCCTACGGTGCTGAACGAAATCAGGAATCTGCGGAAAGTGTATCTGGGCAGTAATCCGCTGTTTGGCCGCGAAGCTATGGCCAGTCCCTTCGCGGCTCAGATTAAACAACTGGAATCCAGACGCACGGAAGTCTTTTATTAA
- a CDS encoding patatin-like phospholipase family protein — protein MAKTALVISGGGSKGAFAVGALSFIHQNVKAIDQFDLYCGTSTGSLIVPLAALGELALLKQIYTTTKQTDVLIMGGIANLIGNVSLHDATPLKRLIETHLTDSRFTNLKASTKPVFLATVCLQTERLVYFTMQAANATLDYDTERILNVVDLRRAMLASACQPVFMQPVEWRPGAVPVRQFVDGGLHELTPLQAAIDHGAEKIIAITNSPVQTPADNRLINKATAMLDRTIDLFSEDVSNNDYRLANFYQQTTTYLQRVRAQLRAQGVSSAVIEQAFGQADNPVAGTALTEIIQIRPETKLLEGGPGGLTFNPPAMQQMFDKGIEQAKKVFASLPQPVGPV, from the coding sequence ATGGCTAAAACAGCTCTTGTCATCAGTGGGGGCGGCTCGAAGGGAGCCTTCGCCGTGGGCGCGCTCTCGTTCATTCACCAGAATGTGAAAGCAATCGACCAGTTTGATTTGTATTGCGGGACCAGCACCGGATCACTCATTGTTCCGCTGGCGGCTCTGGGCGAACTGGCGCTGCTCAAACAGATTTACACCACTACGAAGCAAACCGATGTGCTGATCATGGGCGGGATCGCTAACCTGATTGGCAACGTCTCCCTGCACGATGCAACGCCCCTGAAACGCCTGATCGAAACGCATCTTACGGATAGCCGTTTCACGAACCTGAAGGCATCGACAAAACCCGTTTTTCTGGCTACGGTATGCCTGCAAACCGAGCGGCTGGTTTATTTCACGATGCAGGCGGCCAACGCAACTCTTGACTATGATACCGAACGCATCCTAAACGTAGTCGATCTGCGCCGGGCCATGCTGGCGTCGGCCTGTCAGCCGGTATTTATGCAGCCGGTTGAGTGGCGGCCGGGCGCTGTTCCGGTAAGGCAGTTTGTCGATGGTGGCCTGCACGAACTGACTCCTTTGCAGGCGGCAATTGATCACGGAGCAGAGAAAATTATCGCGATTACAAACAGCCCGGTTCAGACGCCCGCCGACAATCGGCTGATCAACAAGGCGACGGCCATGCTCGATCGAACGATTGACCTGTTTTCCGAAGATGTCAGTAATAATGACTACCGGCTGGCTAACTTTTATCAGCAGACCACAACCTACCTGCAGCGGGTCCGGGCCCAGCTTCGGGCGCAGGGTGTTTCGTCGGCGGTTATTGAGCAGGCATTTGGGCAGGCCGACAATCCCGTAGCCGGAACGGCCCTGACCGAAATTATTCAGATTCGACCCGAAACCAAGCTCCTGGAAGGCGGGCCGGGAGGCTTAACGTTTAACCCGCCCGCCATGCAGCAAATGTTCGACAAAGGAATAGAGCAGGCCAAAAAAGTATTCGCGTCGCTGCCCCAGCCGGTTGGCCCGGTATAA
- a CDS encoding EamA family transporter produces MQVATPLVTVAPSRLKLWSALTSVYILWGSTYLFIHFMTERMPPLYMASLRYIVAGTLLYSYARLTGTPRATRTEWRSAGIIGVLLLTIANGCLTVGLQYIPTGVAALLGGMLPVFLLTLNWVSFGRQRPTNLALAGLVVGLIGIFFLIKPDKMQGTGGFDANLIGASLVTFGNFSWAIGTLLTPRVSLPAPNISSGIQMLVGGGLLLLISLCVEPVTPLSILDAPAKAVGSMFYLVVFGSIIGFSSYAWLARNASPQLLSTYAFVNPVVAMLLGVTFAGEIFSSQSLVGAVIALIGVILITLGRK; encoded by the coding sequence ATGCAAGTTGCTACTCCTCTCGTTACGGTTGCCCCAAGTCGCTTAAAGCTCTGGTCAGCGCTCACATCTGTTTACATTTTGTGGGGGTCAACCTACCTGTTTATTCACTTCATGACCGAGCGGATGCCACCGCTTTACATGGCTTCGCTGCGATACATTGTTGCCGGTACGCTCCTGTATAGCTACGCTCGCCTGACCGGCACCCCCCGGGCTACGCGGACCGAGTGGCGCTCGGCGGGCATTATTGGCGTTCTGCTGCTGACCATTGCCAACGGCTGTCTGACGGTCGGACTTCAATACATTCCAACCGGCGTAGCGGCCCTGCTGGGCGGTATGCTCCCTGTTTTTCTGCTGACGCTGAACTGGGTATCGTTCGGTCGGCAACGCCCCACCAACCTGGCTCTGGCAGGGCTGGTCGTGGGTCTGATCGGTATTTTCTTTCTTATCAAACCCGATAAGATGCAGGGGACGGGCGGCTTCGACGCCAACCTGATCGGCGCGAGTCTGGTTACGTTCGGCAACTTTTCGTGGGCCATCGGCACGCTGCTGACTCCGCGGGTATCGCTGCCCGCGCCCAATATATCGAGTGGCATTCAGATGCTTGTTGGCGGGGGGCTCCTGCTGCTTATCAGTCTGTGCGTGGAGCCCGTTACGCCCCTGAGCATTCTCGATGCACCTGCTAAAGCCGTTGGCTCCATGTTCTATCTGGTGGTCTTTGGCAGCATCATCGGTTTTTCGTCTTATGCCTGGCTGGCCCGCAATGCTTCGCCCCAGCTGCTTTCCACCTATGCCTTCGTAAACCCGGTAGTCGCCATGCTGCTCGGCGTAACGTTTGCCGGTGAAATTTTCTCCAGCCAGTCGCTGGTAGGGGCAGTCATTGCGCTGATAGGCGTCATCCTCATTACGCTGGGGAGAAAGTAA